One window of Scheffersomyces stipitis CBS 6054 chromosome 1, whole genome shotgun sequence genomic DNA carries:
- the ARG1 gene encoding argininosuccinate synthetase (Argininosuccinate synthase (Citrulline--aspartate ligase)): MSKGKVCLAYSGGLDTSVILAWLLEEGYEVIAFLANIGQEEDFEAAEKKALAIGATKFVVVDVRKEFVESVCFPAIQANAIYENVYLLGTSLARPVIAQAQIKVAEENGCFAVSHGCTGKGNDQVRFELSFYALKPDVVVIAPWRDPAFFNRFAGRNDLLEYAASKNIPVAQTKAKPWSTDENLAHISFEAGILENPDTTPPKDMWKLTVDPTDAPDTPEDFTVVFEKGLPVKLILDGGKKVITESVELFLEANALARRNGVGRIDIVENRFIGIKSRGCYETPGLTILRSTHIDLEGLTLDREVRAIRDQFVSVTYSKLLYNGMYFTPECEYVRSMIPPSQITVNGQVRARAYKGSLTILGRSSETEKLYDETESSMDELTGFSPEDTSGFIAVQSIRIKKYGEAAREKGQTLNL, translated from the coding sequence ATGTCTAAAGGTAAAGTTTGTTTGGCTTACTCCGGTGGTTTAGATACCTCGGTCATCTTAGCCTggttgttggaagaaggtTATGAAGTCATTGCTTTCTTGGCCAACATCGGTcaggaagaagactttgaagctgctgaaaagaaggcTTTGGCCATTGGTGCCACCAAGTTCGTCGTTGTGGATGTCAGAAAGGAATTCGTCGAATCCGTCTGCTTCCCAGCCATTCAAGCCAATGCAATCTACGAAAATGTATACTTGTTGGGTACTTCCTTGGCTAGACCAGTTATTGCACAGGCCCAGATTAaagttgctgaagaaaacgGTTGTTTCGCTGTCTCCCACGGTTGTACCGGTAAGGGTAACGATCAGGTCAGATTCGAGTTGTCTTTCTACGCCTTGAAGCCAGATGTCGTTGTCATCGCTCCATGGAGAGACCCagctttcttcaacagattCGCCGGTAGAAACGATTTGTTGGAATACGCTGCCTCCAAGAACATCCCCGTTGCTCAAACCAAGGCTAAGCCATGGTCCACCGATGAAAACTTGGCTCACATCTCCTTTGAAGCCGGTATCTTGGAAAACCCAGACACCACTCCTCCAAAGGACATGTGGAAGTTGACAGTTGACCCAACCGATGCTCCAGACACCCCAGAAGACTTTACTGTTGTCTTTGAAAAGGGATTGCctgtcaagttgatcttggatGGAGGTAAGAAGGTTATCACCGAATCTGTTGAATTGTTCCTCGAAGCTAACGCCTTGGCCAGAAGAAACGGTGTCGGTAGAATCGACATTGTCGAAAACAGATTCATCGGTATCAAGTCCAGAGGTTGTTACGAAACCCCAGGATTGACCATCTTGAGATCTACCCACATTGATTTGGAAGGTTTGACTTTGGACCGTGAAGTCCGTGCTATCAGAGACCAATTCGTCTCCGTCACCtattccaagttgttgtacaaCGGTATGTACTTCACTCCTGAGTGCGAATATGTCAGATCTATGATCCCTCCATCCCAGATCACCGTTAACGGTCAAGTCAGAGCCAGAGCCTACAAGGGTTCTTTGACCATCTTGGGTAGATCTTCGGAAACCGAAAAGTTGTACGACGAAACTGAATCTTCCATGGATGAATTGACCGGTTTCTCTCCAGAAGACACCTCAGGTTTCATTGCCGTCCAATCCAtcagaatcaagaagtatGGTGAAGCAGCCAGAGAGAAGGGCCAAACTTTAAACTTATAA
- a CDS encoding predicted protein, with protein MAAVSGFQTATTRRMSLENFLDFGPLCTSQKYMECHLRAQENFQQCGPKDRSCSCYYVEVVYKECIKLCPTYHHETFYRLRSLCSDVPSVKFPSKEKSQGEEPASCSFNNTKYMPSSGATETAPTPGGSGNATLTGWNGAASVSIRDNCNLQHQKKIPDIPKGADWAQISRSTSTLYMRFGPVLVASLALTMWLL; from the exons ATGGCCGCTGTCTCTGGATTCCAAACTGCCACAACCAGACGGATGTCGCTAGAAAATTTCCTTGACTTTGGCCCCCTATGT ACCAGCCAAAAGTATATGGAGTGCCACTTGAGAGCCCAGGAGAACTTTCAACAGTGTGGTCCTAAGGATAGACTGTGTAGCTGCTACTATGTGGAGGTAGTCTACAAAGAGTGTATCAAGTTATGTCCAACATAT CACCACGAAACTTTCTATCGGCTCCGGAGCCTCTGCTCTGACGTTCCTTCAGTGAAGTTTCCTTCCAAAGAGAAGAGTCAAGGAGAAGAACCTGCTTCGTGCTCCTTCAATAATACAAAGTACATGCCCTCGTCTGGTGCTACGGAAACGGCTCCGACACCTGGCGGCTCTGGAAATGCAACACTAACTGGCTGGAACGGTGCGGCATCTGTCAGTATCCGCGACAACTGCAACTTACAGCACCAGAAAAAGATTCCAGACATTCCCAAAGGAGCAGACTGGGCCCAGATACTGCGCTCCACATCTACATTGTACATGAGGTTCGGACCAGTATTGGTAGCTTCTTTAGCACTTACTATGTGGCTCCTCTAA
- a CDS encoding predicted protein has product MSMPIKLDPKDLEQQKRLGVTNSIRAKLNFLDERLWKRFSARRLELIDTLDLSSKKASEQDAEIRKVAEALRVEFNYNPDYESDFDKLVRAAVQSVRRNRKRSSKSKRNHNEEGTKRPRIIDSVLLWTSEYDEPNYHETETEYSDPNDSHNTHNGKTKFLSEISRLNSDSNDDIYDLSYPRAKNFTANDKARATIDSMIRPRIGNPSLLPPITDLQIDSRLPHMDVTAAKGIIINHIERSKSCSESISKKSENLQALGQSVMSASIAYVFEKSFEAVNDTSVEYLRSKLNSETFLSRFFRELDPNVTTSITDEIAVISLYTLLGGCVKDFGFDTILVPLCEIIYVSILQQYPLISKNSTPFRSADYLKPSEYSNSLSSLAAVASDLQSQEVDQYRKQVYLHYLSQALEFSYLTKNSAPPRFIELLENARSAFKLAHSPDSILGLRDVKTGNIIQTDFDLERIFRNEEKIELEVFAQRSTAIPIYEITSTVVPSRYGGSESPKIILPPPFGNRPHLPGFNFLSNSDDMTPPPPLLPKFQPLL; this is encoded by the exons ATGCTGATGCCGATAAAACTAGATCCGAAAGACTTGGAGCAACAAAAACGGCTTGGAGTTACGAACTCTATCCGGGCTAAACTCAATTTTCTCGATGAAAGACTCTGGAAAAGGTTCTCTGCCAGAAGATTGGAGCTCATCGACACACTTGATTTGAGCTCTAAAAAGGCCTCGGAACAAGATGCCGAAATAAGGAAGGTGGCCGAGGCCCTCCGCGTTGAATTCAATTACAACCCAGACTACGAGTCCGATTTCGACAAGTTGGTTCGTGCAGCTGTTCAAAGCGTGAggagaaacagaaagagGTCGTCGAAGTCGAAGCGAAACCACAATGAGGAAGGAACAAAAAGACCTCGGATTATTGATTCTGTA CTACTCTGGACTTCCGAATACGACGA ACCAAACTACCATGAGACTGAGACCGAGTATAGTGATCCAAATGATTCCCACAATACACACAATGGTAAAACCAAGTTCCTTTCAGAGATATCTCGGTTGAACTCTGATTCCAATGATGATATTTATGACCTTAGCTACCCCAGAGCTAAAAACTTCACTGCTAATGACAAGGCTCGTGCCACCATAGATTCCATGATTCGACCTAGAATAGGAAACCCT TCTCT ATTGCCTCCCATAACAGATCTTCAGATCGACTCAAGACTACCGCATATGGATGTTACTGCTGCAAAGGGGATCATTATAAATCATATTGAAAGATCCAAGTCTTGTTCTGAAAGCATTAGCAAGAAGTCAGAAAACCTACAGGCTCTTGGTCAATCAGTAATGTCTGCTTCAATCGCTTATGTATTCGAGAAGTCATTTGAAGCTGTTAATGATACTTCTGTAGAGTACTTAAGGTCTAAGTTGAACTCGGAGACGTTTTTGTCGCGATTTTTCCGGGAGTTAGATCCCAACGTCACTACATCTATAACTGATGAAATTGCAGTTATTTCGTTATACACCTTGTTGGGTGGATGTGTGAAAGACTTTGGCTTCGATACTATCTTAGTTCCATTGTGTGAGATAATCTACGTTTCAATCCTCCAGCAATATCCTCTCATCTCGAAGAACTCGACGCCATTCCGTAGTGCCGATTACTTGAAGCCCTCGGAATACTCGAACTCCTTGAGTTCTTTGGCTGCAGTAGCTTCCGATCTCCAAAGTCAAGAGGTTGACcaa TACAGAAAGCAAGTCTATCTACACTATTTGTCCCAAGCACTTGAATTCTCGTACTTGACCAAGAACTCTGCTCCACCTCGGTTcattgaacttcttgagaatGCTCGTTCTGCGTTCAAGCTAGCACATCTGCCCGACTCTATACTTGGGTTGAGAGACGTTAAGACGGGCAATATCATCCAGACAGACTTCGACTTGGAGCGAATCTTCCGCAACGAAGAGAAGATCGAGTTGGAAGTGTTTGCCCAGCGATCAACTGCCATCCCCATTTACGAAATTACGTCTACAGTAGTGCCAAGTCGCTACGGTGGAAGCGAATCACCCAAAATCATATTGCCTCCTCCATTTGGAAATAGACCCCATTT ACCCGGATTTAATTTCCTCTCCAACTCCGACGACATGACACCTCCTCCGCCGTTGCTTCCCAAATTCCAGCCGCTCTTGTAG
- the ACC1 gene encoding acetyl-coenzyme-A carboxylase (homologous to acetyl-coenzyme-A carboxylase [KO:K01961]), with protein MSDTSKDSSPDYTSLHEGLPEHFRGLNSIHIAEPSKVADFVKSHQGHTVITKVLIANNGIAAVKEIRSVRKWSYETFGDEKAVQFTVMATPEDLEANAEYIRMADQFIEVPGGTNNNNYANVDLIVDIAERTNVHAVWAGWGHASENPLLPEKLAASAKKIVFIGPPGSAMRSLGDKISSTIVAQHAEVPCIPWSGTGVKEVNIDPETNLVSVSDEVYQKGLCTSPEDGLIKAREIGFPVMIKASEGGGGKGIRKVDNEDNFLALYSQAANEIPGSPIFIMKLAGDARHLEVQLLADQYGTNISLFGRDCSVQRRHQKIIEEAPVTIANKDTFHQMENAAVRLGKLVGYVSAGTVEYLYSHAEDKFYFLELNPRLQVEHPTTEMVTGVNLPAAQLQIAMGIPMHRIRDIRTFYGVDPHTATDIDFEFSTETSLITQRRPVPKGHTTACRITSEDPGEGFKPSGGTLHDLNFRSSSNVWGYFSVSNQSSIHSFSDSQFGHIFAFGENRQASRKHMVVALKELSIRGDFRTTVEYLIKLLETPDFEDNTITTGWLDELISKKLTAERPDPLIAVVCGAATKAYIQSEDEKREYIQSLEKGQVPNKNLLKTIFPVEFIYEGQRYKFTATKSSADNYTLFLNGTRGIVGVRQLSDGGLLVNIGGKSHSVYWKEEAAATRLSVDGKTCLLEVENDPTQLRTPSPGKLVKYLVESGETVVAGQPYAEVEVMKMCMPLITQENGVVQLIKQPGSTVSAGDILAILALEDPSKVKHAKPFEGTLPEMGEPNVQGTKPAHKFSQYASILRNILAGYDNQVILNSTLKNLIEVLQDRELPYSEWAVHISALHSRLPPKLNESLTALIDRTCSRQADFPARQILKQIQKVANEPTTDSLFKDVVAPLVEIATRYEDGLVEHEYNFFAGLIKEYFEVESLFSGRNVREDDVVLKLRDENKTDLSKVIAVCLSHSRVSAKNNLVLAILEAYQPVLQSSSSAAASIKQSLRQVVELDTRGTAKVALKAREILIQCSLPSIQERSDQLEHILRSAVLETSYGEIYAKHREPKLEIIQEVVDSKHTVFDVLSQFLVNADEWVSIAAAEVYVRRSYRAYSLGPINYHFHDRLPIIEWKFQLPSMAASEYNSVQPTKGDSSQPQMNRAASVSDLSFVIDSKSDLKTRTGILVPAKHLDDVDEMLAAALEKVQPSDAISFRTSGANQPGLMNVVNVVVTDIDGYDNEEEVLNRVQEILDEFREDLNAAAVRRITFVFAHKVGTYPKYYTFNAPEYTENKVIRHIEPALAFQLELGRLVNFDIKPIFTDNRNIHVYEAVGKNAPADKRFFTRGIIRTGVIRDEISISEYLIAESNRLMSDILDTLEVIDTSNSDLNHIFINFSNVFNVQPEDVEAAFGSFLERFGRRLWRLRVTSAEIRIVCSDKSGISFPLRAIINNVSGYVVKSELYMEVKNTKGDWVFKSIGHPGSMHLRSISTPYPAKESLQPKRYKAHLMGTTYLYDFPELFRQAVLSQWKKYAKSKIPKDVFTSLELINDENGKLTAVEREPGSNKIGMVGFQVTAKTPEYPRGRQFIIIANDITHKIGSFGPEEDGYFNKCTELARELGIPRIYLSANAGARLGIADELVPLFKVAWNVEGQPEKGFKYLYLSPEDRKSIDEAGKADTVETERIVEEGQERHVIKAIIGAENGLGVECLRGSGLIAGATSRAYKDIFTITLVTCRSVGIGAYLVRLGQRAIQIEGQPIILTGAPAINKLLGREVYSSNLQLGGTQIMYQNGVSHLTATDDLAGVEKIIEWLSYIPAKRGMPVPILESEDPWNRDIEYYPPRSEPYDVRWMIQGRTLDNGEFESGLFDKDSFQETLSGWAKGVVVGRGRLGGIPIGIIGVETRTVDNLFPADPANADSAEMLIQEAGQVWYPNSAFKTAQAINDFNNGEQLPLMILANWRGFSGGQRDMYNEVLKYGSFIVDALVDFKQPIFTYIPPTGELRGGSWVVVDPTINEEMMEMYADVDSRAGVLEPEGMVSIKYRRDKLLSTMQRLDPTYAELKKKLNDTSLSAEEHSQISAKVVAREKALLPIYQQVSVQFADLHDRSGRMLAKGVIKKEIKWVDARRFFFWRLRRRLNEEYVLRLIGEQVKNASKLEKVARLKSWMPTVDYDDDEAVSTWIEDHHTKLQKRIEELKQESTRQNINKLVHDDPENGIAALKDLISSLPDDEKAEFLKSLK; from the coding sequence atGTCAGACACATCCAAAGATTCCTCGCCTGACTACACGTCGTTGCACGAAGGTTTGCCCGAGCACTTTCGGGGTTTGAACTCGATTCACATCGCCGAACCCTCGAAAGTCGCTGACTTCGTCAAGTCTCACCAGGGACACACCGTTATCACCAAAGTGTTGATTGCCAACAACGGTATTGCTGCCGTCAAGGAGATCAGATCGGTGAGAAAATGGTCCTATGAGACCTTTGGCGACGAAAAAGCCGTCCAGTTCACCGTGATGGCCACTCCCGAAGATTTGGAAGCCAATGCTGAGTACATTCGTATGGCCGACCAGTTCATTGAGGTTCCCGGTGgaaccaacaacaacaactacGCCAATGTCGACTTGATTGTTGACATTGCCGAAAGAACCAACGTCCACGCCGTTTGGGCTGGTTGGGGTCACGCATCGGAAAACCCACTTTTGCCTGAGAAGTTGGCTGCTTCGGCTAAGAAGATTGTCTTCATTGGTCCTCCAGGTTCGGCCATGAGATCACTTGGTGATAAGATCTCCTCCACCATCGTAGCTCAACACGCCGAAGTGCCATGTATTCCTTGGTCTGGTACCGGTGTTAAGGAGGTGAATATCGATCCCGAAACCAACTTAGTCTCTGTCTCTGACGAAGTTTACCAGAAGGGTTTGTGTACTTCTCCTGAAGACGGTTTGATAAAGGCTAGAGAAATCGGCTTTCCGGTCATGATCAAGGCATCTGAAGGTGGTGGAGGTAAGGGTATTAGAAAGGTTGACAACGAAGACAACTTCCTTGCCCTCTACAGTCAAGCGGCTAACGAAATACCTGGTTCTCCCATCTTCATCATGAAGTTGGCTGGCGATGCCAGACATTTGGAAGTGCAGTTGTTGGCTGATCAGTACGGTACAAACATCTCCTTGTTCGGAAGAGACTGTTCGGTACAAAGAAGACATCAAAAGATCATCGAAGAAGCTCCTGTAACCATTGCTAACAAGGATACTTTCCACCAAATGGAAAATGCTGCCGTTAGATTGGGTAAGTTGGTCGGGTATGTTTCCGCTGGTACAGTCGAATATCTTTACTCCCACGCTGAAGACAAGTTTTACTTCTTGGAACTTAACCCAAGATTGCAAGTTGAACATCCAACCACTGAAATGGTCACTGGTGTCAACTTACCAGCTgctcaattgcaaattgcTATGGGTATCCCTATGCACAGAATCAGAGATATCAGAACCTTCTACGGTGTGGACCCTCACACTGCCACTGACATCGACTTTGAGTTCAGCACTGAAACCTCGTTGATAACTCAAAGAAGGCCGGTTCCAAAAGGCCATACTACTGCCTGTCGTATCACCTCGGAGGATCCAGGTGAAGGCTTTAAGCCATCAGGCGGTACTTTGCACGATTTGAATTTCAGATCCTCTTCCAATGTTTGGGGTTACTTCTCGGTCAGTAACCAGTCTTCCATCCACTCTTTCTCCGACTCCCAATTCGGACACATCTTCGCCTTTGGTGAGAACCGTCAAGCTTCCAGAAAGCACATGGTAGTTGCTTTGAAGGAATTAAGTATTAGAGGTGATTTTAGAACCACCGTTGAatacttgatcaagttgttggaaactCCAGATTTCGAAGACAACACTATTACTACTGGTTGGTTGGATGAGTTGATCAGCAAGAAATTGACAGCTGAAAGACCTGATCCGCTTATCGCTGTTGTCTGTGGTGCTGCTACCAAAGCCTACATTcaatctgaagatgaaaagagagaataCATTCAATCCTTGGAAAAGGGCCAAGTTCCAAACAAGAACTTATTGAAGACCATTTTCCCTGTTGAATTCATCTATGAAGGTCAAAGATACAAGTTCACTGCTACAAAGTCCTCTGCTGACAACTAcaccttgttcttgaacgGTACGAGAGGTATTGTTGGAGTTCGTCAATTATCTGACGGTGGATTGTTGGTTAATATTGGTGGTAAGTCTCATTCCGTATACTGGAAGGAAGAAGCCGCTGCCACAAGATTGTCAGTTGACGGTAAGACATGTTTGCTTGAGGTCGAGAATGACCCAACTCAATTGAGAACTCCTTCTCCAGGTAAGTTAGTCAAGTATTTGGTTGAAAGCGGTGAAACGGTTGTTGCTGGTCAACCATATGCTGAGGTTGAAGTCATGAAGATGTGCATGCCATTGATTACCCAAGAAAATGgtgttgttcaattgaTCAAGCAACCAGGCTCTACTGTTAGTGCTGGTGACATCTTGGCTATCTTGGCCCTAGAAGATCCATCAAAGGTTAAGCATGCTAAGCCTTTCGAAGGAACTTTACCTGAAATGGGTGAACCAAACGTTCAAGGAACCAAGCCTGCCCACAAGTTCAGCCAATACGCTTCTATTTTGAGGAACATTTTAGCCGGTTACGATAACCAAGTTATCTTAAACTCcactttgaagaacttgatcGAAGTCTTGCAGGACAGAGAATTACCTTACTCTGAATGGGCTGTTCACATTTCTGCCTTGCACTCCAGATTACCTCCTAAGTTGAATGAGTCCTTGACTGCCTTGATTGACAGAACTTGTTCTAGACAAGCTGATTTCCCAGCTCGTCAAATTTTGAAGCAAATTCAAAAGGTTGCCAATGAACCAACTACCGATTCCTTATTTAAAGACGTGGTTGCTCCTTTGGTTGAAATTGCAACCCGATATGAAGACGGCTTGGTCGAACACGAgtacaatttctttgcAGGCTTGATAAAAGAGTACTTCGAAGTAGAAAGCTTGTTCTCTGGTAGAAATGTCAGAGAAGATGACGTTGTCTTGAAATTAAGAGACGAAAATAAGACAGACTTGAGCAAGGTCATTGCTGTCTGCTTGTCGCACTCCAGGGTCAGCGccaagaacaacttggtTTTGGCAATCTTGGAGGCTTATCAACCAGTATTGCAATCATCCTCCAGTGCTGCTGCATCTATTAAACAATCTTTGAGACAGGTTGTTGAATTGGATACTAGAGGCACAGCTAAAGTTGCCTTGAAGGCCAGAGAAATCTTGATTCAGTGTTCTTTGCCTTCCATTCAAGAAAGGTCTGACCAATTGGAACACATTTTGAGATCTGCTGTCTTGGAAACCTCTTATGGTGAGATTTATGCAAAGCACAGAGAACCTAAGTTGGAAATCATCCAGGAAGTTGTTGACTCTAAGCATACTGTGTTCGATGTGTTGTCTCAATTCTTGGTCAACGCTGATGAATGGGTTTCCATTGCCGCTGCTGAAGTCTACGTCAGACGTTCTTACAGGGCCTACTCTTTGGGGCCAATTAATTACCACTTCCACGATAGATTGCCAATCATTGAATGGAAGTTCCAATTGCCAAGCATGGCTGCTTCTGAATACAATTCTGTTCAACCAACCAAGGGCGATTCTTCTCAGCCACAAATGAACAGAGCTGCCTCTGTTTCAGACTTATCTTTCGTTATCGATTCCAAGTCTGACTTGAAGACTAGAACGGGTATCTTGGTTCCAGCTAAGCATTTGgatgatgttgatgaaatgCTTGCTGCTGCTTTGGAAAAGGTCCAACCTTCTGATGCTATCAGCTTCCGTACCTCTGGTGCTAACCAGCCAGGTTTGATGAACGTTGTCAACGTTGTTGTTACTGACATTGATGGTTAcgacaatgaagaagaagtcttAAACagagttcaagaaattcttgatgaaTTCAGAGAAGACCTAAATGCTGCTGCAGTTCGTCGTATCACATTTGTCTTCGCTCACAAAGTCGGTACTTACCCAAAGTATTACACTTTCAACGCCCCAGAATACACCGAAAACAAGGTTATTCGTCACATCGAACCAGCCTTGGCTTTCCAATTGGAATTAGGAAGATTAGTAAACTTTGACATCAAGCCAATTTTTACCGACAACAGAAACATTCACGTTTACGAAGCCGTTGGTAAGAATGCTCCAGCTGATAAGAGATTCTTTACTAGAGGCATCATCAGAACTGGTGTTATTCGTGACGAAATCAGCATTAGTGAATACTTAATTGCCGAATCAAATCGTTTGATGTCCGATATTTTGGACACtcttgaagtcattgacACCTCTAACTCTGATTTGAAccacatcttcatcaacttttccaacgTATTCAATGTTCAACCTGAGGATGTTGAAGCAGCCTTCGGGTCTTTCTTGGAAAGATTTGGTAGAAGATTGTGGAGATTGCGTGTTACCAGTGCTGAAATTCGTATTGTTTGTTCTGATAAGAGCGGTATTTCATTCCCATTGCGTGCCATAATCAACAACGTTTCTGGTTATGTTGTCAAGTCCGAATTGTACATGGAAGTCAAGAACACCAAGGGTGACTGGGTTTTCAAATCCATTGGTCATCCCGGTTCCATGCACTTGAGATCAATCTCTACTCCATACCCAGCTAAGGAATCCTTGCAACCAAAACGTTACAAGGCCCATCTTATGGGTACGACTTATCTCTACgattttccagaattgttCCGTCAAGCAGTTCTTTCTCAATGGAAGAAATATGCTAAATCCAAGATTCCTAAGGATGTTTTCACATCTTTAGAATTGATCAATGACGAAAATGGTAAGTTGACCGCTGTTGAAAGAGAACCAGGCTCGAACAAAATCGGTATGGTTGGTTTCCAGGTCACAGCTAAGACTCCAGAATATCCACGTGGTCGTCAATTCATTATAATTGCCAATGATATCACCCACAAGATTGGTTCATTCGgtccagaagaagatggatacttcaacaagtgtACTGAATTGGCCAGAGAATTGGGAATCCCAAGAATCTACCTTTCTGCTAACGCTGGAGCTAGACTTGGTATTGCCGACGAATTGGTTCCTTTATTCAAGGTTGCTTGGAATGTTGAGGGTCAACCAGAAAAGGGTTTCAAGTATTTATACTTGTCTCCCGAAGACAGAAAATCAATTGATGAAGCTGGCAAAGCTGATACTGTAGAAACTGAGAgaatcgttgaagaaggtcaAGAACGTCATGTTATCAAGGCTATCATTGGTGCTGAAAATGGTTTGGGTGTCGAATGTCTTAGAGGTTCCGGTTTAATTGCCGGTGCTACCTCGAGAGCATACAAGGATATCTTCACTATTACTTTGGTCACCTGTAGATCCGTTGGTATTGGTGCTTACTTAGTGAGATTGGGCCAAAGAGCTATTCAAATCGAGGGCCAACCAATCATCTTGACTGGTGCTCCAGctatcaacaagttgttgggTAGAGAAGTTTACTCCTCTAACTTGCAATTGGGTGGTACCCAAATTATGTACCAAAACGGTGTCTCTCACTTGACTGCTACAGATGACTTGGCTGGTGTGGAAAAGATAATTGAGTGGTTGTCTTATATTCCAGCCAAGCGCGGTATGCCTGTTCCAATCTTGGAATCTGAAGACCCATGGAACAGAGACATTGAATACTATCCACCAAGGAGTGAGCCATACGACGTTCGTTGGATGATCCAAGGTCGTACCTTGGACAACGGCGAATTTGAATCTGGTTTGTTTGATAAGGATTCCTTCCAGGAAACCTTATCTGGTTGGGCTAAGggtgttgttgttggtcGTGGTCGTTTGGGTGGTATTCCAATTGGTATCATTGGTGTTGAAACTAGAACTGttgacaacttgttccCTGCTGATCCAGCTAACGCTGACTCTGCTGAAATGTTGATTCAAGAAGCTGGTCAAGTTTGGTACCCTAACTCTGCTTTTAAAACTGCTCAAGCaatcaacgacttcaacaacggTGAACAATTGCCATTGATGATCTTGGCAAACTGGAGAGGTTTCTCCGGTGGTCAAAGAGATATGTATAATGAAGTTCTTAAGTACGGTTCTTTCATTGTTGATGCCTTGGTTGATTTCAAGCAACCAATCTTCACTTACATTCCACCAACTGGTGAATTGAGAGGCGGTTCTTGGGTCGTTGTTGACCCAAccatcaacgaagaaatgATGGAAATGTATGCCGACGTTGACTCTAGAGCAGGTGTCTTGGAACCAGAAGGTATGGTCAGTATCAAGTACAGACGTGATAAGTTGTTGAGTACGATGCAGAGATTGGATCCAACTTATgctgaattgaagaagaagttgaatgaTACCAGTTTGTCTGCTGAAGAACACTCTCAAATCTCTGCTAAGGTTGTTGCTAGAGAAAAGGCATTATTGCCAATTTACCAACAAGTTTCTGTTCAATTTGCTGACTTACATGATAGGTCTGGTCGTATGTTAGCCAAGGGAGTCATTaagaaggaaatcaagTGGGTTGATGCtagaagattcttcttttggcGTTTGCGTCGTCGTTTGAACGAAGAATATGTCTTGAGGCTTATTGGTGAACAAGTTAAGAACGCCagcaagttggaaaaggtTGCCAGATTGAAGAGCTGGATGCCAACTGTTGACTatgatgacgacgaagcTGTCAGCACCTGGATTGAAGATCATCATACCAAGTTgcaaaagagaattgaagagttgaagcAGGAATCTACTCGTCAAaatatcaacaagttggtgcATGACGATCCTGAAAACGGTATCGCTGCTTTGAAGGACTTAATCAGTTCTTTGCCTGATGATGAAAAGGctgaattcttgaaatcgCTTAAATGA